A window from Ureaplasma parvum serovar 3 str. ATCC 27815 encodes these proteins:
- a CDS encoding HPr family phosphocarrier protein, which yields MISKEFTIVAELSAFIKAITYFVNAASDFSSSITIKANGRQADAKSIINIMALGIKQGTKIELSAVGNDANKAINKLEEILIEQKLI from the coding sequence ATGATATCGAAAGAATTTACCATCGTAGCAGAATTGTCAGCATTTATTAAGGCGATCACTTATTTTGTTAATGCAGCTAGTGATTTTAGCTCTTCAATTACTATTAAAGCAAATGGGCGTCAAGCAGATGCTAAATCAATTATCAACATTATGGCTTTAGGAATTAAACAAGGCACAAAAATCGAGCTGAGTGCCGTTGGAAATGATGCAAATAAAGCAATTAACAAATTAGAAGAAATTTTAATTGAACAGAAATTAATTTAA
- the trxA gene encoding thioredoxin produces MLIKLESNQNLNELLKENHSKPILIDFYADWCPPCRMLIPVLDSIEKKHGDEFTIIKINVDHFPELSTQYQVKSIPALFYLKNGDIKATSLGFIDENSLVNKLRSI; encoded by the coding sequence ATGTTAATTAAATTAGAAAGTAACCAAAATTTAAATGAATTATTAAAGGAAAATCATTCTAAACCAATATTAATTGATTTTTATGCGGATTGATGCCCTCCATGTCGTATGCTTATTCCAGTATTAGATTCAATTGAAAAAAAACATGGTGATGAATTTACTATTATTAAAATAAATGTTGATCATTTTCCAGAATTATCAACACAATATCAAGTCAAATCAATCCCTGCTTTATTTTACTTAAAAAATGGAGATATTAAAGCGACAAGTTTAGGATTTATTGATGAAAATTCTTTAGTTAATAAATTACGATCAATTTAA
- a CDS encoding phospholipase D-like domain-containing protein produces the protein MKKRILAKFIITFICVLLIINICLISIYFHHRPTVIVTDILISFYILNTSIGLYILSSRHRQDRSKKSWLFIFLFLPIVSIIFFWIFGSRPFKDKKINDIITNRRALFKFEDYEFYHSFQNMIINNNGLNLIRKIGQYNYQLFRTPIYCDNQITIIKETNEMYEQTIKLIRKAKKTIYLQYYIIENGRWLQSLVKELIKKSNDGIKIYILYDPIGSLNKFPKKYRQQLINNGIEIACFKARADYKFRSTINFRSHRKYLIIDGEVAISGGSNIGDSYLNIDPKVGHWVDLNYILTGGIVHTILLEFIHDWYYYTPFSKKNNFNVVVDSMHPQPYLCQGKDDLINNSIKNKTITTLLHTGPDQSTSSLNEILVMAIANAKKSITIFTPYLFPTEDILIGLKAAANTGIKVKIILPGRVDSWSFIISMNRLSYESLIKSGVQIYEYSGFLHTKAILIDDDISLLGSYNLDNRALVINYESLLTIYSIQVNHDINEIFNQYLRNSQLINLEDLDNKFTFNELVQTVFINIFQLLL, from the coding sequence ATGAAAAAACGTATTTTAGCCAAATTCATCATAACATTTATTTGTGTATTATTAATAATTAATATTTGTTTAATATCAATATATTTTCACCATCGACCAACGGTTATTGTTACAGATATTTTAATATCATTTTATATTTTAAATACTAGTATTGGCTTATATATTTTATCTTCAAGACATCGGCAAGATCGTTCTAAAAAATCATGATTGTTTATTTTTTTATTTCTACCAATTGTGTCAATTATATTCTTTTGGATTTTTGGATCACGCCCATTTAAAGATAAAAAAATTAATGATATCATTACAAACCGTCGTGCACTTTTTAAATTTGAAGATTATGAATTTTATCATAGTTTTCAAAATATGATTATTAATAATAATGGACTTAATTTAATTCGTAAAATTGGTCAGTATAATTACCAACTTTTTCGTACACCTATTTATTGTGATAATCAAATAACAATTATTAAAGAGACAAACGAAATGTATGAACAAACTATTAAATTAATAAGAAAAGCAAAAAAAACAATTTATTTACAATATTATATTATTGAGAATGGTCGTTGATTACAATCTCTTGTTAAAGAATTAATAAAAAAAAGTAATGATGGTATAAAAATATATATATTATATGACCCAATTGGTTCGTTAAATAAATTTCCTAAAAAATATCGTCAACAGTTAATTAATAATGGTATAGAAATTGCTTGTTTTAAAGCACGTGCAGATTATAAATTTAGAAGTACTATTAATTTTCGTTCGCATCGAAAATATTTAATTATTGATGGTGAAGTTGCTATTAGTGGCGGCTCTAATATTGGTGATTCTTATTTAAATATTGATCCTAAGGTTGGTCATTGAGTTGATTTGAATTATATTTTAACCGGAGGAATTGTGCATACAATTCTTTTAGAATTTATTCATGATTGATACTACTATACACCATTTTCAAAAAAGAATAATTTTAATGTTGTTGTTGACAGTATGCATCCTCAACCTTACTTATGTCAAGGAAAAGATGACTTAATAAATAATTCTATTAAAAATAAAACAATAACAACACTTTTGCATACAGGACCAGACCAATCAACAAGTTCTTTAAATGAAATTCTGGTTATGGCAATCGCTAATGCTAAAAAATCAATTACAATTTTTACGCCATATTTATTTCCTACTGAAGATATTTTAATAGGACTTAAAGCTGCAGCGAATACTGGAATAAAAGTTAAAATTATTTTACCTGGAAGGGTTGATTCTTGAAGTTTTATCATATCAATGAATCGTTTAAGTTATGAATCATTAATTAAGTCCGGTGTACAAATTTATGAATATAGTGGTTTTTTACACACTAAAGCGATTTTAATAGATGATGATATTTCACTATTAGGTTCTTATAATCTTGATAATAGAGCATTAGTAATTAATTACGAATCATTATTAACAATTTATTCAATACAAGTAAATCACGACATTAACGAGATTTTTAATCAATATCTCCGTAATTCACAGTTAATTAATTTAGAAGATTTAGATAACAAATTCACATTCAACGAATTAGTTCAAACAGTATTTATTAATATTTTTCAATTACTTTTATAA